GGACCGCCACGTCTGCCCCAAGGACACGCTGGCAGCCTGACAGGCCGCCCCCATCCGTTGACAAAGCCCTCCTGCATCTTGTGCAGGAGGGCTTTTTCCTGTTGCCCGCCTCCTGATTCTCATTGACTGCGGGCATCAAGACCCTATCTTCTATTAATGATAAAAATAACCATTTACGACAGGTGGTGACAATCATGAACCCGACTGAAAAAATGTTTGCCATCATTGGAATGGCACTCCTGGCATTCGGGATTCTGCTGTTCGCGGATGGAAGGAAAGCAATCGGAGACGACATGACCGAATCGAAGAAAACGGAAACGGCAGTACTTGCGGGCGGCTGCTTCTGGTGCGTGGAGGCGGATATGGAAAAGACGCCGGGCGTGATACGCGCCGTGTCCGGCTATGTGGGCGGCACCGAGCCGAACCCGAGCTACGAGCAGGTTTCCGGCGGCACGACCGGCCACAGGGAAGCGGTTCAGGTGGAATTCGATCCCGCCCGGATCACCTATGCCCGGATTCTGGACGTATTCTGGAAGCATCATGACCCCACGGACCCGGACGGATCGTTCGGAGACAGGGGGCACCAGTACACCTCGGCCATATTCTATCAGAATGACGACCAGAAGCGCATCGCCGAAGCCTCGCGCGACGCATTGAACGAATCCCGCAGATTCAGCAAGCCCGTGGCAACGGAAATCCTGCCGCTGAACCAGTTCCACAAGGCCGAGGAATACCATCAGGACTATTACAGGAAGAATCCGGTACGATACAAAAGCTACCGTTTTCTCTCGGGACGCGACCGCTTCGTGGACAAGCATTGGGGCGACGAAGCCGAAATGCCGGCAGCAATGCCGAAGGCACGGACCAAGGCCCCGACCTATGCCAGACCGGACGATGAAACCCTGCGCCAGAAACTGACCCCGCTCCAGTACAAGGTCACGCAGGAGAACGGCACGGAGCAGCCCTTTGCCAATGCCCATTGGGACAACCACAAGCCGGGCATTTACGTGGACGTCGTGTCCGGAGAGCCGCTGTTCAGCTCGCTGGACAAGTTCGACTCGGGCACGGGCTGGCCGAGCTTCACCAGACCGCTCGAACCGGAAAACATCGTGGAAAAAAAGGACGAGACCCTGTTCACGCTCCGTACGGAAGTGCGCTCGCGCCACGGGGATTCCCATCTCGGCCACGTGTTCCGGGATGGCCCGCCGCCCACGGGACTGCGCTACTGCATCAATTCCGCCTCCCTGCACTTCGTGCCGGCTGAAGACTTGGCAAAGGAGGGATACGGCAAGTATTCCAGCATATTCGAGCAGGCGAATACCGTTCGAAAATAAGATACTCACGAGGTTTACAACCGGGCCCAGCTCTGTTACTCGGGCGGTTCCCCACAGGGGAAAGCGTATAGGGAGGAGCGTATCATGAACTACTGGACCGAACTCGGATGGATCATCATCCCCATGGATGCCATCGAAATCGGATTCGCCGTAGTCGCCTGCTGGATAGGGGTACGGCTCGACAGAAAGCGGATGAAAAAAGCCGCTTAGGGTGAAACCGGGCTTCGGCCCGGTTTTTTCTTGACCATCTTCCCGGAACACGCCGATCATGTCCCATGTCTCCCGTCACTCCCGCGCATCGTGACACGGACGTTCTGGTCCTCGGCTCCGGCCTTGCCGGACTTCGCGCCGCACACGCCGCAGCCGCGGCCCCGCACCTGTCCGTGACCGTGGCAAGTCCTTCAAATGCGCCATCCGGATCCTCCTTCACCAACCGCAACAACGCCCTGGGCATCCAGCGGCCCGGGAAACACGACCGGGACGACTTCTGCCGCGAGGTTCTCGCCCTTGCCCGGCCCGGATTCGTGAATCCGCATCTTGTCCGGATCATGGCCGAGGACGCCGAAGCGCGCTTCGCGGAACTGGAAGAAATGGGGTTGGACTTCCGCCGAAACGACTCGGGCGACCTTGCCCTGTTTCCCGGATGCGGCAGCCGGATTCCCCGGGCCGCGATATTCGACGATCTTGCCCATGCCCACGCCTGTTTCACGCAACGGGCCGAACAGGCCGGAGCCCTGTTTCTGCCCGGCTTCACGGTTCTGGGCCTTGCCATGGACAATGCCCGATGCGTGGGCGCATGGGGGATGCATGAAGGACGCCCCGCAGCCATCCGCGCCCGGACCGTGATCATGGCCGTTGGCGGTCCGGCCCCGCTTTTTGCCCTGAACGTGAGCGGCAGGGCCAATCCCGGTTATGGGCACGCAATTCTGGCCCGGGCCGGGACGCGCATGGTCAACACCGGCTTTCTCCAATTCATGTGGTACACGCGCGATCGACAATTCCGCTCCCCTGCCGCGCTTCTGTCCCCGGGCAACCGCATCCATCCCGACTCCGGCACTCCCGTCACGGCGGAACAGGCCGTTGGCAGCGAACTGGAAGCATTGCGCTCGGCCCGCGCCCTGCATTGCCCGGCCTTTTTCGGCCAGCCGCAGTCGAAACTGGATGCATTGCTTCGGGATGCCCGGCATCACGACGGATTCGCACGAATCGAAACGCCGCGCGGAATGGAAGAAGTCGGGCTCATGGCCCATGCCGGGAATGGTGGCGCGGTCACGGACGAGCACGGCGCAACATCCGTGCCCGGCCTGTTCGCCGTGGGCGAATGCGCCGCGTCCATGCACGGCGCCAACCGCATGGGCGGCTGCATGGTGCTGGCCACGCAGGTCTTTGGTCACAGGGCCGGCATCATGGCTGCACAGGAAGCCGCCAGTACTGCCCTCTGTTCACAATCCCGATTTCGGGAAGCATGCGCAGACGCAAAAAAAACGGCCCAGCCTTCCAAGGCAGAGGCCGCTGAATGGGCAGGATTGCAAAAGGAAATGACGCGACTCGCAACATTCCCGGACTTGAAAACGGAAAAACCGGAGCTGACCGATTTTCCGGACCAGCTCCGGGACGTCGCACACTCGTCAGGACCGGAGCTGTCACTGGCCGCAACCGCCATGCTTTTGGCCGCAGACAGAAAAGGCAGGACGGACCAACCCTTCTACCTGTAGAATTCCTCGATCACATCCGCAGCCCGGTCCAGATCGTCCACCACATGATCGGCCACATCCGCGCATCGCGCCTCGTGCGCCGCGCCCTTGCCCGTGCGCACCAGAATGGTGGCGCTCCCGGTATTCCTGCCCAGCAGGATGTCGCTCTCCTTGTCCCCGATCATCACGCATTCACGCGGATCGAATCCAAGGACCTCGACAGCCTGTTTCATGAGTCCGGGGGCAGGTTTGCGACAGTCGCAGGCCTCTTCCGGGGCATGCGGGCAATAGAATGAGCCGTCGAATTCCACGCCATGCGGCCGAAGCAGGTCGAAAAGCCGCTGGTTCACGGCCCTGACCGAATCATGGTCGAAATATCCCCGGCCCACACCGCTCTGGTTGGAAAGCAGAATCAGGCCGAACCCCATGGACCGCATCCGGGCCAGTCCCGAAGCCGCGCCGGGCAGCAGTTCCACTTCATCGGGATCATGCAGGTAGTGCTTGTCCACCATGATCGTGCCATCGCGGTCCAGCAGGATGAATCGTTTTGCCATTTACCCGTCCTGTCTTTCGGTCAGCAGCCGGACCATGTCCAAGGCGGAATGAAAGCTTTCGGTGGAGGCCTTGCCCGTGCCCGCGATGTCGTACCCGGTGCCGTGATCCGGCGAGGTGCGCGGATATGGCAGGCCGAGGGTCACGTTCACGGCCTGACTGAAATGCGCCAGCTTGAGCGGAGCCAATCCCTGATCATGATACATGGCGAGCACGGCGGAATACTGGCCTCGCGCCGCGAAATGGAAAATGGTGTCCCCGGGGAACGGGCCTTCCACGTTCATGCCCTCGGCCCGGGCCGCCTCGATGGCCGGGATGATGGTCTTGCCCTCTTCGCTTCCGATGCATCCGGATTCCCCGGCATGGGGGTTCAGGCCGCACACGGCAATGGGCGCGTCCAGACCGAGCCGGGCCGTGAACGCGGCGGTCAGCCGCAGGCAGCGCAGAATGCGTTCACGCGAAATCATGCCCGGGACATCGCAAAGAGGCGGATGCGTGGTGGCCAGACTGACCCGAAGCATGGGGGCCTGCGGGTTCTCGGGATCATGGCCGCACAGGTGCATGCACACATTGTCCCGGCCCACGCCCAGCTTTTCCGCAAGGAATTCGGTATGTCCGGGAAACGCGAACCCGGCCTTCTGCAGCATGGCCTTGTTCAGGGGGCAAGTCAGCAGGCCATGACATATCCCGGCCTTGAGCGTCTCGATGGCCGCGTCCAGACTGACCCCGGCAGCCAGGCCGCCTTCCACCACGGCCTTGCCAAGAGGAAACCCGAGCCGTGCGAGCTGCGGAGGTTCGTACAGATATGCGCCAGCTTCCTGCTCCAGCAGGGCCTCGGGAGACTTGAGCACGGAAAAGAACGCGGGCGCGCCCAGCCGCTCCAGTTCGCGGTCGAGCGCCAGCTTCGGGCCGATGAGCAGCAGCCGCTCGCCTTCAAGAGGCGGATGTTCCGTAAAATGGCGGCAGACCAGTTCCGGGCCCAGGCCGCAGGGATCGCCAAGAGTGATGCAGAGATTCTTCACTGTTCCGTCCGTAGTGCGAAGAGGTTGAAAACGACCGCGAAACCATAGTCCCGGCCCTGTGGCGAGTCAAACCGGCTCAGCGCAGATGTTCACGCTGCCGGATGAAGTCGGCCACGATCCGAGCATGGTCGAACACCAGTTCGGGCAGACTGTCCAGAGGATGAACCACGGCCCGCGCCGCATCGTCCCCGGCGCACAGGGCATCGGGATTCCTCGCCACTGCCGAATACACCACGCTCATGGTGTGATGTCTGGGATCGCGCGCCGGGTCGGAATACACGCCAAGCAGTCCGGTCAGGATCACGTCCAGCCCGGTTTCCTCGCGCGCCTCGCGCACGGCCGCGTTCTCGCAGGTCTCGCCGTAGTCCACGAATCCGCCGGGCAGGGCCCAGCCGTGCGGCGGGTTGGCCCGTTCCACCAGCACGACGCCTTCCCGTCCGTCGGACAGTTCCATCAGAATCACGGCGTCCACGGTGGGAACCGGGTTCCTGTACATTTCCACGGGATGCCCGCAGGCCGGGCACGGTTTGGAATAGGTCACGTCAGCCTCCTCACGGCATGCAGTTCACGCACAGGTGTGCCGCCATTCCGCAGTCGAGTCAAACGCCTGAAAAACGAAAAGGCTTTTCAGGAAGTCCTGAAAAGCCGTTTTCGTGCTTGATCGTGCAAAAGAAGGAAGTAAGGATGATCTGTTTCTAGCATTCTGCGTGCCAAAACATGGACAACACCATGAAAAACATTTTTATCATTTTATTTCAGAGTATTAAGAAAAAAGAAAACGGCTTGGCATCGGTCGGAACAATGCGGACAGCGTACAAAAATTTCAACCGCTTTTCCGAAACCCGGCAACTGCGTCACCTCGAAGTTCAATTTTTTTCACCCGCGGTTTCCCTGTCCAAAGGCAGGCTGAAGAAAAAACAGGCACCCTTGCCGTATTCGCTCTCCACCCAGACCTTGCCGCCATGCTCCTCCACGATCCGCCGGACAATGGACAATCCCAGTCCGGTACTGGACTCCCCGGCCGTGGGCCGCACGCTGGTCTTGCCGAAACTCGCGAACAGATTGTCCTCCTCGCCGGGCGGGATACCCTCTCCCTGATCACACACGGAACAGACAAGGTCTGCCCCCTCACCATGCAGCGAAACCCGAACCGTGCCACCGGCCGGAGAGAATTTCAGGGCATTGGACAGCAGGTTGTCCACGACCTGCCCCATCCGGCGTTCATCGAACAGGAATTCGGGCAATGGCTCGAATTCCTGTTCCAGTCTGATGTTCTTCTGTCGCGCTCCCACGGTGTGGACGCGAAGCCGGAACTCGACCATGCGGGTGAAGTCCTGCTCGCGCCGAAGCAGCTTGAGCTGGCCGGACTCGATCACCGAGATGTCGAGCAGATCGTTGACCATGCTGTTCATGTGGCGGTTGGCAGTATGAATGTACTCGATGACCTCGCGCTGATCCTCGTTCAGTTCGCCGCACAGCCCTTCCATGAGCATCTTGGAAAACCCGTGAATCCCGTTGATCGGGCTGCGAAGGTCGTGGGCAGCCATGCCCAGAAAACGGTTCCGCAACTCCCCGAGTTCCCGGAGTTCGGCCACCTGTTCCAGCATCTGGGCCGAATGGGTCACGCGACAGTTGAATTCCTCGGCCTCGAACGGCTTGGAAAGAAAATCGTCGGCCCCGGCCTTGATGAACCGGGCCGCAAGAAGCGGATCATCCAGATGGGACACCCCGATCAGGGAAAGAGGGCGGGCCGGAAACCGCTTGCGTATGACCGAGGTCAGTTCCACGCCCTTCATGCCCGGCATCTCCTGATCCACCAGCACCACGGAAATGGACGAATCCGCATCCAGCGCAGCCAGCGCGCCTTCCGCATCCTCGGCCACCACGGCGCGGAACATCTGGCGGTGCAGCAGCCCGGTCATGGAATGCCGCGAGGAATCCGAATCATCCACCACGAGCACGGTCACGTCCCGATTGCGAAACAGCCGCTCCACGTATTCAAGGAGCATGTCCACGGCAAAACTGTCCTTGACCACGTAATCGATCACGCCCGAGGACATCACGCGCTGCCGGGTGGTTTCATTGAAGTCCGAAGTGAAGACAAGGGAAGGAATGCCCATGTCGCAGAACAGGGGCACGATCTCTCCGTCCTGCGCATCCGGCAGGATCAGATCGAGTATGGCGAGGAAGATGCGATCCTGAAAGGCAAGCGCCAAGGTCCGGGCCTGGGCAAGGCTTTCCGCAGTCCGCACGTCGAAACGGCCGGAAACGGCAAGTCTCCGCTCCAGTTCCGCGACAATGGACCTGCTGTCCTCCACCAGAAGGATGATCGGAAGATCGGGTTTTCCGGGCTCGTACCGCATGCTTTCCCTCCTGGGATTCCCATGCAGAATAGCCTGTCGGCGAATTCTTGAACAGCAGGTTATAAAAAGACGAACACCTGCCCGGAATTCACGTGCGAATCCACGAAAAGAACCGGAACCCGACGCACACGCGTCCGGTCCCGGCTCTGCAAGCCATTGTGTTGTGCGGCATCAGGAAAAAGTGACGGCAAAGCCCTTGTCGCAGAGCTTCTTCAGGCTCACGGCCCCCTCGCGAAGCAGTTTCAGGCTGGTGGGCCCAAGCACGCGAACCACGGACGAAGCCTTGCCGCCCCGGGGCCACGGCGGATCCAGATACGCTGCGCCGCACATGGCGAGCAGTTCCGGATCAATGGCTTCGGGCACGGCGGCCGGAGGATTGCCGCTCAGATTGGCGCTGGTGGCCACCACGGGCCGCTTCAGACGGCGGGAAAGTTCGCTGGCAAAGGGATGCCCGGACCAGCGGACCGAGGTGTACCCGTCCGCATCGGACACGATGTCCGGCAATTCGGGCCTGGCCTTGACCAGAATGGACAGGGGACCGGGCCAGAACGCCCGGGCCAGGGAGACCATCTCCTCGGGAGCATGGTCGGTGACGAGCCGCAGCATGTCCAGCCCGCCGATGATGAGCGGCAGGGGTTTGGATTTGGAGCGCCCCTTGATTTCCGCAACCTTGTTCGCGGCTTCGACGTTGTACGCGTCGCACCCGATGGCGTAGAGCGTTTCCGTGGGATAAATGACGGCTTCCCCGGCATTCAGCGCTTTCAGTATTTCGTGCACCGCGACCCTCCAGGCGGCTAGTGTTGTTCTGCCTGCAAAAACCACAGGCTGCGCAAAAAGATTCGAATGTCGGGCTGCGGAAGGAATCAGGGCCAGGGTGCGGCCGGCATGCTTTTCCGCTGCATCGCCGCATTCGGGCCTTTCTGGAGCAGCCTGTTATCCGGCAACTGTATACAGCCGGATGCGTCAGGTTTCAATACCGAAACGCAAAATACTAATGGTCCGCAGCATTCCCGTGCGCCGAAGTCAGCGCCAGGACCATTCCCGGAACTTCTCCTCCAGTTCCTCCTCGGAGAAATCCGGATAATCGAACATGCCTGCGGCATGGCGCTGACGAAACGCCTCGTAGAGAATCAGTGCGGCGGCAACCGACACATTCAGGCTCTGGACCATCCCCTGCATCGGGATGTATACTTCGTCAGGCACCAGCTCGGACAGCTCCGGAGCAGTCCCGCTGTGCTCGTTGCTGAGAATCACGGCCGTGGGCCGGGTGAAGTCGAAATCCATGACCGGACGCGCGGTTTCGGAAAACCCGGTCTTGAGGACCTGGCACCCCTGTTCGCACAGTTCGCGAATCATGGCCGGACCGTCGTCGTGACGGACGCGATCCACCCATTTCTTGGCCGAGGCCGATGTCTTCCGGCCCAGATTCGGCCATTGGGCCGTGGTATAGTACAGATTGACCCTTGCAACGCCGAAGGCATCACAACTGCGGAGGACTGCGGAAACATTGTGCGGGTCCCAAATGTTGTCCATGACCAGGGTCAGATCCTTCTGGCGCCGTTTCAGCACGTTCAGGATACGCTGCCTGCGGTGTTCGGAAATGTCTCTGAGCATGGGCGGCTTGGTACATGATCATCCGTAATCAGGCAAGGATATCGATTATTTTTTTCAAGGTTTTATTGACAAGGTTTTCCATTGGATACCAGAATGAAAAGGTAATCATGGGAAATTTCCTGCAACACACAGGGACGGGGCTATGCGGGCACTTATCGTTGAAGATGAATTTCTGAGCAGAAAGGTACTGCGGTCCTTTCTCATGACCCTTTTCGAGGTGGACATCGTTGTCAACGGTCGCGAGGCCGTGGAAGCGTTTCGTCTGGCGCACAAGGAAGGATCACCCTACGACCTCATCCTCATGGACATCATGATGCCCGAGGTGGACGGCATCGAGGCCTTGCGCAAGATTCGGGAAATGGAAGACGCGGGCGGACTCAAGCCCAAGGTCAAGGTCATCATGACCACGGCCCTTGATGATCCGCAGACCGTGATCAAATCCTTCTACGACGGCGAGGCCTCGGCCTACATCGTCAAGCCCGTGGCCAAGGACAAGCTCTACACGGAACTGGAAAAACTCGGGTTGCTCAACAAATAGGCGGGTGCGGGAATGACTGACGACCCCATGGTCGAGGAATTCTTTTCCGAGGTGAACGACAAGTACTATCCCCAGGTCATGGAGGGACTCGAACTGCTCGATTCCGGCGACGTCGGACAGGGCATCGAGATACTCGCGCGCCCCCTGCACACCATCAAGGGCGTGACCGGATTCATGGCCGGATACGAGGAAGCCTCGGGCTTCACCCACAAGGTCGAGGACTTTCTCAAGAAGGTGCAGGCCGGAGAAGTGGAACACACCTCCGAAAACATCACCCTGCTCTCCCGTTCCGTGAACATGATCTTTCAGGTTCTGGAGATGCTCCGGGACGGAGACACGGACCGCGAGGAGCAGGAGGAAGTGCTCGGCCTGATCCTGACCGCCTCCACACCAGCCCAGTCCGAAGCCGAGGTGGTCCTCGCCGGAGTGGAGGTGGAGCACAGGGGCGACGTGCATATTCTGCGCATCCAGGACAAGCGAATCCACCTGAAGGTTCACCGGGACATGATCGTGTCCGAGATTCTTTCCGTGGAACCCGGGGACACCATCCTGCTGGACATGGCCCATGTCCTGTCCTTCGGCTCGTCGGCCTGGGCCATGCTTTCCACCATGGGCGTCACCTTTCACATAGGCGCGTTCAACGTGAACCCGGACTGCAAGCAGACCCTGTACCAATGGGGATACGACAGGGATATCACCGTCTATCCCGACGAAGAAGCCTTTTTCACGACCCAATAAGAGGACAGCATGCGCGAGAGCATCGACCAATGCGTTGAGGAATTGCAGGAACGAGTCCTGAAGGTGGCGGAAACCGGCCAGGGCATCGGGGAAATACTCGATGCGCTTGGCCTGTCGCACATGCGCCTGAATTCCGCCCAGCTCATCGCGGTTCTGGACATGCTGATCGACGGGATCACCCCGGTCAACGACGAAATCGTCACGGCCTGCCTCAACGTATGCGAGGCGCACAAGCGTTTTCTGTACGCCATTTCCGGCCTGCTCCGAAAGGGCGACGTGGTGGAGGAACAGGCCCCGGCAGCAAAGTCCGCCCCCGTGGAAGAACCTCAAGCGGAAGCCCCGAGCGAGGACATGGCCGGCATGGCGGCCATGGCAAAGGAAATGGGCATGGAAGAGGACATGGCCGAGGAAACCGCGGACATGCCCGTTCCGGAACCGGAGCCCGAACCCGAACCGATGCAGCCCGAAGCCAAACCAGCGGAACAGGCCAAGACCCCGGCCAAGCCGGACAAGGCTCCTGCCCCACAGGCCATATCCTCCATCCGCGTGCCCACGGACCGTCTTGACCGGGTCATCGAACTGGTGGGCAAGCTCATGGTCACCTACGCGGTCATTGCTCAGGGCGGCGCTCAGAACATGAATCAGGTGGCAGCCAGCCTGCGTGAACTGGACAACGTGATCAGCCAGCTCCAGAAGGAAGTGGACGCCATTCGACTGGTGCCGCTCAAGCAGATTTTCATGCCCATGCATCGACTGGTGAAGAGTCTGAGCCAGAAGATCGGCAAGAAGCTGGACTTCGAGGTCAAGGGCGAGGAACTGCCTCTGGACAAGACCATCGTGGAGAGCCTGAACGAGCCTCTGGTCCATCTGCTGCGCAACGCCGTGGACCATGGTCTGGAACTCCCGGACGAACGCAAGATCGCAGGCAAGCCCGAAATCGGCCACGTCACTCTGTCGGCCTGGCGCAAGGGGGAATACGCGTACATTTCGGTTCAGGACGACGGCAAGGGCATGGACCCGGAACGCATTCTGAACAAGGCGCTGGAAAAGGGCATTGCCGAGGTCGGGGCCGAATATTCCGAAGAGGAAATCCTTCAGTTCGTGCTCCAATCCGGATTCAGCACTGCGGAAAAGATCACGGATGTGTCCGGCCGCGGCGTGGGCATGGATGCGGTGGTCAATGCCATCCGCGTATCCCTTGACGGCGATGTGGAAATATCCAGCGAACTGGGCAAGGGATCGGAGTTCACCATCAGCATTCCGCTGGACCGCTCGGCCAACGAAGGCATCGTGGACGCACTGGTCTGCAAGGTGGGCGGCGACGTGTTCATCATCCCGAGCCGGGACGTGGTGGAAATCTACATGCCCAAGCTGAACGAGGTGGTGGAACTGCCGGACGGCCGCGAAACCGTGGACGTGCGCGGCTCGGTCCATTCCCTGCTCAGACTCGCCGACCTGCTCGGCCTGACCGCCGAGGTGGAGGACATCCAGCTGGCTCAGGCCGTGGTGGTCCGCGTGGGCGAATACAAGGCCGCCATTCTGGTGGACGAAGTGCTCCGCCAGCAGCAGGTGGTCATCACCGGATTCACCGTGCCCGTGGAAGAAGTGTTCGACATCCCGATTCTGGGCTACGGCATGATGGGTGAATCCGACGCACTCGTCATCAACACCGAGGAATTGCTTCAGAACTTTCAGGACCGCATTCATCGGGAAAACCGGAACGCCTGACCCGGCCTCCTGCCGCACGTCCGCACCCGGCTCCAATCGTCTTGACACGACTGCACCACTGCGCCTAGAACCTGTGACAATTCAGGTGTCCATCGGACTTGATAGGGAATCCCGTGCGAATCGGGAGCGGACCCGCCGCCGTGACGCCCCGCGAATCCTCGCCATCATGCCACTGGGCCACCCCGGGAAGGCGGCGCAGGAGGGGCCAGCCGGAAGACCTGCCTGAAGGCCGACCAATGGTTCGCTCGGAGGCAACGAGGGCTTTTGCCGTCCGGGACACGTTCGAAGGGACA
Above is a window of Pseudodesulfovibrio tunisiensis DNA encoding:
- a CDS encoding L-threonylcarbamoyladenylate synthase, which gives rise to MHEILKALNAGEAVIYPTETLYAIGCDAYNVEAANKVAEIKGRSKSKPLPLIIGGLDMLRLVTDHAPEEMVSLARAFWPGPLSILVKARPELPDIVSDADGYTSVRWSGHPFASELSRRLKRPVVATSANLSGNPPAAVPEAIDPELLAMCGAAYLDPPWPRGGKASSVVRVLGPTSLKLLREGAVSLKKLCDKGFAVTFS
- a CDS encoding Hpt domain-containing protein encodes the protein MTDDPMVEEFFSEVNDKYYPQVMEGLELLDSGDVGQGIEILARPLHTIKGVTGFMAGYEEASGFTHKVEDFLKKVQAGEVEHTSENITLLSRSVNMIFQVLEMLRDGDTDREEQEEVLGLILTASTPAQSEAEVVLAGVEVEHRGDVHILRIQDKRIHLKVHRDMIVSEILSVEPGDTILLDMAHVLSFGSSAWAMLSTMGVTFHIGAFNVNPDCKQTLYQWGYDRDITVYPDEEAFFTTQ
- a CDS encoding hybrid sensor histidine kinase/response regulator, whose product is MRYEPGKPDLPIILLVEDSRSIVAELERRLAVSGRFDVRTAESLAQARTLALAFQDRIFLAILDLILPDAQDGEIVPLFCDMGIPSLVFTSDFNETTRQRVMSSGVIDYVVKDSFAVDMLLEYVERLFRNRDVTVLVVDDSDSSRHSMTGLLHRQMFRAVVAEDAEGALAALDADSSISVVLVDQEMPGMKGVELTSVIRKRFPARPLSLIGVSHLDDPLLAARFIKAGADDFLSKPFEAEEFNCRVTHSAQMLEQVAELRELGELRNRFLGMAAHDLRSPINGIHGFSKMLMEGLCGELNEDQREVIEYIHTANRHMNSMVNDLLDISVIESGQLKLLRREQDFTRMVEFRLRVHTVGARQKNIRLEQEFEPLPEFLFDERRMGQVVDNLLSNALKFSPAGGTVRVSLHGEGADLVCSVCDQGEGIPPGEEDNLFASFGKTSVRPTAGESSTGLGLSIVRRIVEEHGGKVWVESEYGKGACFFFSLPLDRETAGEKN
- a CDS encoding TrmH family RNA methyltransferase gives rise to the protein MLRDISEHRRQRILNVLKRRQKDLTLVMDNIWDPHNVSAVLRSCDAFGVARVNLYYTTAQWPNLGRKTSASAKKWVDRVRHDDGPAMIRELCEQGCQVLKTGFSETARPVMDFDFTRPTAVILSNEHSGTAPELSELVPDEVYIPMQGMVQSLNVSVAAALILYEAFRQRHAAGMFDYPDFSEEELEEKFREWSWR
- a CDS encoding D-glycero-alpha-D-manno-heptose-1,7-bisphosphate 7-phosphatase — translated: MAKRFILLDRDGTIMVDKHYLHDPDEVELLPGAASGLARMRSMGFGLILLSNQSGVGRGYFDHDSVRAVNQRLFDLLRPHGVEFDGSFYCPHAPEEACDCRKPAPGLMKQAVEVLGFDPRECVMIGDKESDILLGRNTGSATILVRTGKGAAHEARCADVADHVVDDLDRAADVIEEFYR
- a CDS encoding chemotaxis protein CheA translates to MRESIDQCVEELQERVLKVAETGQGIGEILDALGLSHMRLNSAQLIAVLDMLIDGITPVNDEIVTACLNVCEAHKRFLYAISGLLRKGDVVEEQAPAAKSAPVEEPQAEAPSEDMAGMAAMAKEMGMEEDMAEETADMPVPEPEPEPEPMQPEAKPAEQAKTPAKPDKAPAPQAISSIRVPTDRLDRVIELVGKLMVTYAVIAQGGAQNMNQVAASLRELDNVISQLQKEVDAIRLVPLKQIFMPMHRLVKSLSQKIGKKLDFEVKGEELPLDKTIVESLNEPLVHLLRNAVDHGLELPDERKIAGKPEIGHVTLSAWRKGEYAYISVQDDGKGMDPERILNKALEKGIAEVGAEYSEEEILQFVLQSGFSTAEKITDVSGRGVGMDAVVNAIRVSLDGDVEISSELGKGSEFTISIPLDRSANEGIVDALVCKVGGDVFIIPSRDVVEIYMPKLNEVVELPDGRETVDVRGSVHSLLRLADLLGLTAEVEDIQLAQAVVVRVGEYKAAILVDEVLRQQQVVITGFTVPVEEVFDIPILGYGMMGESDALVINTEELLQNFQDRIHRENRNA
- the msrB gene encoding peptide-methionine (R)-S-oxide reductase MsrB, which encodes MTESKKTETAVLAGGCFWCVEADMEKTPGVIRAVSGYVGGTEPNPSYEQVSGGTTGHREAVQVEFDPARITYARILDVFWKHHDPTDPDGSFGDRGHQYTSAIFYQNDDQKRIAEASRDALNESRRFSKPVATEILPLNQFHKAEEYHQDYYRKNPVRYKSYRFLSGRDRFVDKHWGDEAEMPAAMPKARTKAPTYARPDDETLRQKLTPLQYKVTQENGTEQPFANAHWDNHKPGIYVDVVSGEPLFSSLDKFDSGTGWPSFTRPLEPENIVEKKDETLFTLRTEVRSRHGDSHLGHVFRDGPPPTGLRYCINSASLHFVPAEDLAKEGYGKYSSIFEQANTVRK
- a CDS encoding NUDIX domain-containing protein, producing the protein MTYSKPCPACGHPVEMYRNPVPTVDAVILMELSDGREGVVLVERANPPHGWALPGGFVDYGETCENAAVREAREETGLDVILTGLLGVYSDPARDPRHHTMSVVYSAVARNPDALCAGDDAARAVVHPLDSLPELVFDHARIVADFIRQREHLR
- a CDS encoding response regulator, with the protein product MRALIVEDEFLSRKVLRSFLMTLFEVDIVVNGREAVEAFRLAHKEGSPYDLILMDIMMPEVDGIEALRKIREMEDAGGLKPKVKVIMTTALDDPQTVIKSFYDGEASAYIVKPVAKDKLYTELEKLGLLNK
- a CDS encoding FAD-dependent oxidoreductase, with amino-acid sequence MSPVTPAHRDTDVLVLGSGLAGLRAAHAAAAAPHLSVTVASPSNAPSGSSFTNRNNALGIQRPGKHDRDDFCREVLALARPGFVNPHLVRIMAEDAEARFAELEEMGLDFRRNDSGDLALFPGCGSRIPRAAIFDDLAHAHACFTQRAEQAGALFLPGFTVLGLAMDNARCVGAWGMHEGRPAAIRARTVIMAVGGPAPLFALNVSGRANPGYGHAILARAGTRMVNTGFLQFMWYTRDRQFRSPAALLSPGNRIHPDSGTPVTAEQAVGSELEALRSARALHCPAFFGQPQSKLDALLRDARHHDGFARIETPRGMEEVGLMAHAGNGGAVTDEHGATSVPGLFAVGECAASMHGANRMGGCMVLATQVFGHRAGIMAAQEAASTALCSQSRFREACADAKKTAQPSKAEAAEWAGLQKEMTRLATFPDLKTEKPELTDFPDQLRDVAHSSGPELSLAATAMLLAADRKGRTDQPFYL
- the pdxA gene encoding 4-hydroxythreonine-4-phosphate dehydrogenase PdxA — its product is MKNLCITLGDPCGLGPELVCRHFTEHPPLEGERLLLIGPKLALDRELERLGAPAFFSVLKSPEALLEQEAGAYLYEPPQLARLGFPLGKAVVEGGLAAGVSLDAAIETLKAGICHGLLTCPLNKAMLQKAGFAFPGHTEFLAEKLGVGRDNVCMHLCGHDPENPQAPMLRVSLATTHPPLCDVPGMISRERILRCLRLTAAFTARLGLDAPIAVCGLNPHAGESGCIGSEEGKTIIPAIEAARAEGMNVEGPFPGDTIFHFAARGQYSAVLAMYHDQGLAPLKLAHFSQAVNVTLGLPYPRTSPDHGTGYDIAGTGKASTESFHSALDMVRLLTERQDG